One window of the Populus nigra chromosome 4, ddPopNigr1.1, whole genome shotgun sequence genome contains the following:
- the LOC133692961 gene encoding multiple C2 domain and transmembrane region protein 10: MAMTSKEKLVVEVVAAHNLMPKDGEGSSSPFVEVEFENQRLRTQVKYKDLNPIWNQKLVFHIKDVADLSYRAIEVNVFNERRSSNSRNFLGKVRVSGSSVAKQGEEVVQLHTLDKRSLFSHIRGEISLKLYVSTREEVKEVGGFGNGEVVSSTPGSSHSSKKNKKIQQQNPVILQQPQQLSQEVINNNKQAQEQGQNNINAKPVETNPGGIKPVVTTTAHGPGSLVSSSGGSIVGPAGGAGLGGISVHSNGSSEFSLKETSPHLGGGRLNKDKTSSTYDLVELMQYLYVRIVKAKYNMLFGGGEVVAEVKLGNYRGVTKKVISSSNVEWDQVFAFSKDCIQSSMVEVFVKQGNKDDYLGRVWFDLNEVPRRVPPDSQLAPQWYRMEDKKGDKSKGGELMVSIWFGTQADEAFAEAWHSKAANVHFEGLCSIKSKVYLSPKLWYLRVAVIEAQDIVPGEKGLGMMRFPELFVKVQVGNQILRTKIAGPNPNRSMINPYWSEELMFVVAEPFEDFLFLSVEDRVGPGREEAVGRVMLPVAAIERRHDDKQVVSRWFNLDNQFGSAVESKLLTRFGSKIHLRLSLDGGYHVLDESTMYSSDVRPTAKQLWKPHIGVLEMGILGATGLMPTKLKEGKRESIDAYCVAKYGQKWVRTRTVVDSFTPKWNEQYTWEVFDPCTVITVGVFDNCRTDKNVFNNAGARDSRIGKVRVRLSTLESDRVYTHSYPLLMLHTTGVKKMGELHLAVRFSCANMANMLHMYTLPLLPQMHYVQPLSVNQLDAMRYQAMNVVASRLSRAEPPLGREVVEYMLDHDSHMWSMRRSKANFARLISVLSVLVAMARWVESMRNWHKPVYSTLFVLAFLLWVAMPELIIPSLLLYMAFVGLWRYRTRPRHPPHMDTKLSHVVSVYSDELDEEFDSFPTSRSAETVRMRYDRLRSVAGRIQTVVGDMASQGERFQALLGWRDPRATFLFVVMCLFAAVGFYAVPIRVVVALWGLYVMRPPKFRNKLPPRALSFFRRLPTKADSLL, encoded by the coding sequence atggCCATGACCAGCAAAGAAAagctggtggtggaggtggtagCAGCTCACAACTTGATGCCAAAAGATGGAGAAGGCTCGTCATCACCTTTTGTGGAGGTGGAGTTTGAGAACCAAAGACTAAGAACTCAAGTCAAGTACAAAGACTTGAACCCTATATGGAATCAGAAGCTTGTGTTTCACATCAAAGATGTTGCAGATCTTTCTTACAGAGCTATAGAGGTTAATGTCTTCAATGAGAGGAGGTCAAGCAACAGCAGAAACTTTCTTGGTAAAGTTAGAGTTTCTGGTTCAAGTGTTGCTAAACAAGGTGAGGAGGTGGTGCAGTTGCACACTCTCGATAAAAGAAGCTTGTTTTCTCATATAAGAGGAGAGATAAGTTTAAAGCTTTATGTTTCTACAAGAGAGGAGGTTAAGGAAGTTGGGGGTTTTGGTAATGGAGAGGTGGTTTCTAGTACTCCTGGATCTTCTCATTCTtcaaagaagaacaagaagatacAGCAGCAGAATCCAGTTATATTGCAGCAACCGCAACAGTTGTCTCAAGAGGTCATCAACAATAACAAGCAAGCACAAGAGCAAGGCCAGAACAATATTAATGCAAAGCCTGTTGAGACGAACCCAGGTGGGATTAAACCTGTTGTAACCACTACTGCTCATGGTCCTGGTTCTCTTGTTTCTAGTTCTGGAGGGAGCATTGTAGGCCCTGCTGGAGGTGCTGGTCTTGGTGGGATTAGTGTGCACTCAAACGGGTCCAGTGAGTTCTCTCTTAAAGAGACAAGTCCACACCTTGGTGGGGGTCgtttaaacaaagataaaactaGTTCAACTTATGATCTTGTTGAGCTAATGCAGTATCTTTATGTTAGAATTGTTAAGGCTAAATATAATATGTTGTTTGGTGGTGGTGAAGTAGTGGCGGAGGTGAAGTTAGGGAACTATAGGGGGGTTACAAAGAAGGTAATCAGCTCAAGTAATGTGGAATGGGACCAAGTTTTTGCTTTCTCTAAAGATTGCATACAGTCATCAATGGTGGAGGTTTTTGTCAAACAAGGCAACAAAGATGATTACTTGGGCcgtgtttggtttgatttgaatGAAGTTCCTAGAAGGGTACCCCCTGACAGTCAATTAGCACCACAATGGTACAGAATGGAGGACAAGAAAGGGGACAAGTCAAAAGGTGGCGAGCTTATGGTGTCTATTTGGTTTGGGACTCAAGCTGATGAGGCCTTCGCCGAGGCTTGGCATTCAAAGGCAGCAAATGTGCATTTTGAGGGGCTTTGCTCGATCAAATCCAAGGTTTATCTATCACCTAAGCTGTGGTATCTACGGGTGGCTGTTATTGAAGCACAAGATATTGTTCCTGGGGAAAAGGGTCTGGGAATGATGAGGTTCCCAGAACTTTTTGTGAAAGTCCAGGTGGGCAACCAGATTCTGAGGACTAAAATAGCAGGGCCTAACCCCAACAGGAGTATGATCAATCCTTACTGGAGTGAGGAATTAATGTTTGTAGTTGCAGAGCCATTTGAGGATTTCTTGTTCCTTTCTGTCGAGGATCGTGTTGGACCGGGGCGAGAGGAGGCTGTAGGCAGAGTTATGCTTCCAGTGGCTGCGATTGAAAGGCGTCATGATGATAAACAAGTCGTTTCTAGGTGGTTCAATCTTGATAATCAATTTGGCAGTGCAGTTGAGTCAAAACTTCTGACGAGATTTGGGTCTAAAATTCACCTCAGGCTGTCTCTAGATGGGGGCTACCATGTGCTAGATGAGAGCACAATGTATAGCAGCGATGTTAGGCCAACTGCAAAACAGCTATGGAAGCCTCACATTGGTGTTCTTGAGATGGGAATTTTGGGTGCAACAGGGCTGATGCCAACAAAACTCAAGGAAGGGAAAAGGGAGTCCATAGATGCTTACTGTGTTGCAAAGTATGGTCAGAAATGGGTGAGAACACGCACGGTTGTTGATAGTTTCACACCCAAATGGAACGAGCAGTACACTTGGGAAGTGTTTGATCCTTGCACAGTCATCACTGTTGGGGTTTTTGATAACTGTCGTACAGACAAGAACGTGTTTAACAATGCCGGTGCTCGTGATTCTCGTATTGGGAAAGTTAGAGTTCGGTTATCAACCCTTGAGTCAGACAGGGTTTACACACATTCTTATCCTCTCCTTATGCTTCACACTACTGGTGTCAAGAAGATGGGTGAGCTTCATTTAGCTGTTAGGTTTTCTTGTGCGAACATGGCTAATATGTTGCACATGTACACACTGCCACTGCTGCCACAGATGCATTATGTGCAACCATTGAGTGTGAACCAACTGGATGCCATGAGGTATCAAGCAATGAATGTGGTGGCATCACGGCTTAGTCGAGCAGAGCCACCACTGGGGCGAGAAGTGGTGGAGTACATGCTTGATCACGATTCTCATATGTGGAGCATGAGAAGAAGCAAGGCTAACTTCGCTAGACTAATAAGTGTACTCTCTGTTCTTGTTGCCATGGCTCGGTGGGTGGAGTCGATGCGCAATTGGCACAAGCCAGTCTACTCAACCTTGTTTGTTTTAGCGTTCCTCTTGTGGGTTGCAATGCCTGAGCTCATTATCCCTTCCCTGCTGCTCTACATGGCATTTGTGGGACTATGGCGATACAGGACACGACCACGTCACCCACCCCACATGGATACGAAGCTTTCTCATGTTGTGAGTGTTTACTCCGATGAACTGGATGAAGAATTTGACTCTTTTCCAACAAGCCGAAGTGCCGAGACAGTCAGGATGAGGTATGATAGGCTGAGGAGTGTGGCAGGGAGGATTCAAACTGTGGTTGGTGATATGGCTTCTCAAGGTGAACGTTTCCAGGCATTGCTAGGTTGGAGAGACCCAAGAGCCACCTTCTTGTTCGTGGTTATGTGCCTGTTCGCGGCTGTTGGGTTCTATGCTGTGCCAATCAGGGTTGTGGTGGCTCTGTGGGGGCTGTATGTGATGAGGCCACCCAAATTCAGGAACAAGTTGCCTCCGAGGGCTTTAAGTTTCTTCAGAAGGTTGCCTACAAAGGCTGATAGTTTGTTGTAG
- the LOC133692695 gene encoding uncharacterized protein LOC133692695 isoform X1, producing MLSLSTYPPSLTSRILSPPPPTTATATRVKITSSEMDSLPEHRIVLGCGAAGVDFLATVASFPKPDDKIRSTSLKVQGGGNAGNALTCAARLGLNPRLISKVADDIQGRGVLEELESDGVDTSFFVVSKEGNSPSTYIIVDNETKTRTCIHTPGYPPMIPDELSRSSLLSALDGARLVYLDGRLHETALVTAQETVRKNIPILIDVERKREGLDDLLPLASYAVCSSKFPLAWTEAPSISSALVSMLLRLPKIKFVIVTLGEDGCVMLERSTEEAPASEEKDVDSLLESLKQRKDDNIAIPTCYASPLTKIRADGIGTVNGRLFVGTAEKIPPPELVDTTGAGDAFIGAVLYGIENNIGTHLCSLVFLLAICANMPPEKMLPFASQVAAAGCRALGARTGLPHRTDPRLAAF from the exons atgctCTCGCTGTCAACATATCCTCCTTCTCTCACCTCTC GTATCCtctctccaccaccaccaaccaCTGCCACGGCCACCAG AGTGAAAATTACGTCATCGGAGATGGACTCGCTTCCTGAGCACCGCATCGTA TTAGGATGCGGAGCGGCAGGGGTGGATTTCCTGGCGACCGTCGCTTCTTTTCCTAAACCTGACGACAAGATCCGAAGCACTAGCTTGAAG GTGCAAGGAGGTGGAAATGCGGGGAATGCGTTAACATGTGCTGCTCGTTTAGGTTTGAATCCCAGGCTCATTTCCAAG GTTGCTGATGATATTCAAGGCAGGGGAGTTTTGGAGGAGCTAGAATCCGATGGTGTTGATACTTCTTTTTTCGTG GTTTCCAAGGAGGGAAATTCACCATCTACATATATTATTGTTGACAATGAAAC GAAAACCCGTACCTGTATTCATACTCCGGGATATCCTCCCATGATACCAGATGAACTTTCCCGGTCAAGCCTTTTATCTGCATTGGATGGAGCAAGACTTGTTTATCTTGATGGAAGGTTACATGAAACTGCCTTAGTGACTGCACAAGAG ACAGTTCGCAAAAATATACCCATTTTGATTGATgtggaaagaaagagagaagggctGGACGATCTTCTGCCGTTGGCTAGTTATGCTGTATGCTCATCAAAATTTCCACTG GCATGGACAGAGGCGCCATCTATTTCAAGTGCACTTGTTTCCATGCTTCTGAGATTGCCGAAAATCAAATTTGTGATTGTGACCTTGGGTGAAGATGGATGTGTCATGCTTGAGAGAAGCACAGAAG aggCTCCTGCATCAGAAGAAAAGGATGTAGATAGCTTGTTGGAGTCACTGAAACAGAGAAAGGATGATAACATAGCCATCCCAACATGTTATGCATca CCACTGACAAAGATAAGAGCAGATGGTATAGGGACAGTGAATGGGAGGTTGTTTGTGGGAACAGCTGAGAAGATACCACCACCAGAACTTGTTGATACGACTGGTGCTGGAGATGCTTTTATTGGTGCTGTTCTTTATG GGATCGAGAACAACATTGGAACTCATCTATGTTCACTTGTTTTTCTCCTAGCTATCTGCGCCAACATGCCTCCGGAGAAGATGCTACCATTCGCTTCTCAAGTG GCAGCTGCTGGCTGTAGGGCCTTGGGAGCTCGAACTGGTCTCCCGCACCGCACAGATCCACGCTTGGCAGCCTTTTGA
- the LOC133692695 gene encoding uncharacterized protein LOC133692695 isoform X2, with product MLSLSTYPPSLTSPPRFSYLRHPSSSSRILSPPPPTTATATRVKITSSEMDSLPEHRIVLGCGAAGVDFLATVASFPKPDDKIRSTSLKVQGGGNAGNALTCAARLGLNPRLISKVADDIQGRGVLEELESDGVDTSFFVVSKEGNSPSTYIIVDNETKTRTCIHTPGYPPMIPDELSRSSLLSALDGARLVYLDGRLHETALVTAQETVRKNIPILIDVERKREGLDDLLPLASYAVCSSKFPLAWTEAPSISSALVSMLLRLPKIKFVIVTLGEDGCVMLERSTEEAPASEEKDVDSLLESLKQRKDDNIAIPTCYASPLTKIRADGIGTVNGRLFVGTAEKIPPPELVDTTGAGDAFIGAVLYAICANMPPEKMLPFASQVAAAGCRALGARTGLPHRTDPRLAAF from the exons atgctCTCGCTGTCAACATATCCTCCTTCTCTCACCTCTCCCCCCCGCTTCTCTTATTTACGCCACCCTTCCTCCTCCTCTCGTATCCtctctccaccaccaccaaccaCTGCCACGGCCACCAG AGTGAAAATTACGTCATCGGAGATGGACTCGCTTCCTGAGCACCGCATCGTA TTAGGATGCGGAGCGGCAGGGGTGGATTTCCTGGCGACCGTCGCTTCTTTTCCTAAACCTGACGACAAGATCCGAAGCACTAGCTTGAAG GTGCAAGGAGGTGGAAATGCGGGGAATGCGTTAACATGTGCTGCTCGTTTAGGTTTGAATCCCAGGCTCATTTCCAAG GTTGCTGATGATATTCAAGGCAGGGGAGTTTTGGAGGAGCTAGAATCCGATGGTGTTGATACTTCTTTTTTCGTG GTTTCCAAGGAGGGAAATTCACCATCTACATATATTATTGTTGACAATGAAAC GAAAACCCGTACCTGTATTCATACTCCGGGATATCCTCCCATGATACCAGATGAACTTTCCCGGTCAAGCCTTTTATCTGCATTGGATGGAGCAAGACTTGTTTATCTTGATGGAAGGTTACATGAAACTGCCTTAGTGACTGCACAAGAG ACAGTTCGCAAAAATATACCCATTTTGATTGATgtggaaagaaagagagaagggctGGACGATCTTCTGCCGTTGGCTAGTTATGCTGTATGCTCATCAAAATTTCCACTG GCATGGACAGAGGCGCCATCTATTTCAAGTGCACTTGTTTCCATGCTTCTGAGATTGCCGAAAATCAAATTTGTGATTGTGACCTTGGGTGAAGATGGATGTGTCATGCTTGAGAGAAGCACAGAAG aggCTCCTGCATCAGAAGAAAAGGATGTAGATAGCTTGTTGGAGTCACTGAAACAGAGAAAGGATGATAACATAGCCATCCCAACATGTTATGCATca CCACTGACAAAGATAAGAGCAGATGGTATAGGGACAGTGAATGGGAGGTTGTTTGTGGGAACAGCTGAGAAGATACCACCACCAGAACTTGTTGATACGACTGGTGCTGGAGATGCTTTTATTGGTGCTGTTCTTTATG CTATCTGCGCCAACATGCCTCCGGAGAAGATGCTACCATTCGCTTCTCAAGTG GCAGCTGCTGGCTGTAGGGCCTTGGGAGCTCGAACTGGTCTCCCGCACCGCACAGATCCACGCTTGGCAGCCTTTTGA
- the LOC133692695 gene encoding uncharacterized protein LOC133692695 isoform X3: MLSLSTYPPSLTSPPRFSYLRHPSSSSRILSPPPPTTATATRVKITSSEMDSLPEHRIVLGCGAAGVDFLATVASFPKPDDKIRSTSLKVQGGGNAGNALTCAARLGLNPRLISKVADDIQGRGVLEELESDGVDTSFFVVSKEGNSPSTYIIVDNETKTRTCIHTPGYPPMIPDELSRSSLLSALDGARLVYLDGRLHETALVTAQETVRKNIPILIDVERKREGLDDLLPLASYAVCSSKFPLAWTEAPSISSALVSMLLRLPKIKFVIVTLGEDGCVMLERSTEEAPASEEKDVDSLLESLKQRKDDNIAIPTCYASPLTKIRADGIGTVNGRLFVGTAEKIPPPELVDTTGAGDAFIGAVLYGIENNIGTHLCSLVFLLAICANMPPEKMLPFASQVAAAGCRALGARTGLPHRTDPRLAAF, translated from the exons atgctCTCGCTGTCAACATATCCTCCTTCTCTCACCTCTCCCCCCCGCTTCTCTTATTTACGCCACCCTTCCTCCTCCTCTCGTATCCtctctccaccaccaccaaccaCTGCCACGGCCACCAG AGTGAAAATTACGTCATCGGAGATGGACTCGCTTCCTGAGCACCGCATCGTA TTAGGATGCGGAGCGGCAGGGGTGGATTTCCTGGCGACCGTCGCTTCTTTTCCTAAACCTGACGACAAGATCCGAAGCACTAGCTTGAAG GTGCAAGGAGGTGGAAATGCGGGGAATGCGTTAACATGTGCTGCTCGTTTAGGTTTGAATCCCAGGCTCATTTCCAAG GTTGCTGATGATATTCAAGGCAGGGGAGTTTTGGAGGAGCTAGAATCCGATGGTGTTGATACTTCTTTTTTCGTG GTTTCCAAGGAGGGAAATTCACCATCTACATATATTATTGTTGACAATGAAAC GAAAACCCGTACCTGTATTCATACTCCGGGATATCCTCCCATGATACCAGATGAACTTTCCCGGTCAAGCCTTTTATCTGCATTGGATGGAGCAAGACTTGTTTATCTTGATGGAAGGTTACATGAAACTGCCTTAGTGACTGCACAAGAG ACAGTTCGCAAAAATATACCCATTTTGATTGATgtggaaagaaagagagaagggctGGACGATCTTCTGCCGTTGGCTAGTTATGCTGTATGCTCATCAAAATTTCCACTG GCATGGACAGAGGCGCCATCTATTTCAAGTGCACTTGTTTCCATGCTTCTGAGATTGCCGAAAATCAAATTTGTGATTGTGACCTTGGGTGAAGATGGATGTGTCATGCTTGAGAGAAGCACAGAAG aggCTCCTGCATCAGAAGAAAAGGATGTAGATAGCTTGTTGGAGTCACTGAAACAGAGAAAGGATGATAACATAGCCATCCCAACATGTTATGCATca CCACTGACAAAGATAAGAGCAGATGGTATAGGGACAGTGAATGGGAGGTTGTTTGTGGGAACAGCTGAGAAGATACCACCACCAGAACTTGTTGATACGACTGGTGCTGGAGATGCTTTTATTGGTGCTGTTCTTTATG GGATCGAGAACAACATTGGAACTCATCTATGTTCACTTGTTTTTCTCCTAGCTATCTGCGCCAACATGCCTCCGGAGAAGATGCTACCATTCGCTTCTCAAGTG GCAGCTGCTGGCTGTAGGGCCTTGGGAGCTCGAACTGGTCTCCCGCACCGCACAGATCCACGCTTGGCAGCCTTTTGA